The following are encoded in a window of Dehalococcoidia bacterium genomic DNA:
- a CDS encoding acetate uptake transporter translates to MSEGTKIGNPAAVGLAGFGGATLLLQFANLGWCGDGIVVCCAIFFGGLAQLIAGLQEFRTGNNFGYAVFATYGAFWMALAGILICLLNGWLGITAKDVGYFMVVFSVLTFMYFIGSLMISRAHAFTFFTLLLGFIFLDIFFLGSGSSAFKKVGAVVLIVCACSAWYMMMHVVLADLGVKLPLGKPLVKAAPEPKTKAIEAA, encoded by the coding sequence GTGTCTGAAGGAACGAAAATAGGTAACCCTGCGGCTGTGGGACTGGCAGGGTTTGGTGGCGCAACGCTACTGCTGCAATTCGCTAACCTGGGATGGTGTGGTGATGGAATCGTAGTATGTTGTGCCATTTTCTTCGGCGGTCTGGCACAGCTTATTGCCGGGCTACAGGAATTCCGCACGGGCAACAACTTCGGCTATGCAGTGTTCGCAACCTACGGAGCATTCTGGATGGCCCTGGCGGGAATCCTCATTTGCTTGTTGAACGGGTGGCTCGGCATCACCGCTAAGGATGTCGGCTACTTCATGGTGGTCTTCAGCGTACTGACCTTCATGTACTTCATCGGGTCATTGATGATAAGCAGGGCTCACGCGTTCACTTTCTTTACGCTGCTCTTGGGATTCATCTTCTTAGACATCTTCTTCCTTGGCAGCGGCTCGTCAGCATTCAAAAAGGTGGGGGCTGTCGTTCTGATCGTTTGTGCTTGCAGCGCCTGGTACATGATGATGCACGTGGTCCTTGCAGACCTGGGAGTAAAACTGCCGCTCGGCAAGCCGCTTGTAAAAGCAGCTCCGGAACCCAAAACGAAAGCAATAGAAGCTGCATAG